Proteins encoded in a region of the Pseudomonas viciae genome:
- the tssF gene encoding type VI secretion system baseplate subunit TssF, with amino-acid sequence MSDSIDPQLLDYYQRELTWLRHAGSLFAERYPKVARRLELSPGECPDPHVERLLEGFALLAARLQRRLDDDYAEFSDALLEQLYPLAMRPLPSCAIVQFEPDPSKGNLNEGYPLPRDTPLFVTTDKGQSIHFRTTAAVHLWPLEVSEALLLGSDEAQALTGVVQARSALRLNLRCLGESQWATLGIDQLRVHLAASPMINAWLYDLLGAHAVKVLAGPPGSVPEPLAGLPQIVGFASDQVLLPDEDGVHPGMRLLAEYFAFPDKFGFFDLPLTGATSDSPSLYLYIVFDRAPASRLPLQASDIALGCAPVINLFPRTSEPLRPDGTRSEYRLVADSHRENSVEIHSIRGMRATSSQGVRKVPAYYGSQHGSDQTCYWHARRVSGMSPNRLGTDLMVSLVDTQFDPLADTRDYSLTAELLCTNRHLAQSLPAGTALGFERPGPVAWARLRNPPSPQSLPRLDGESRWRLVSQLTLNHLSLVEGSQALDALREILELHNLRDEASARRQIEGVLGLGCERVIAHVGEDAWRGWRNGLEVRLQLDPQHFVGSSAVLFSGVLAQFFSLYATANRFVRTVLVQADKEVKTWQPQAGKPLTL; translated from the coding sequence ATGAGCGACTCGATTGACCCGCAACTGCTGGACTATTACCAGCGCGAACTGACCTGGCTGCGACATGCCGGGAGCCTGTTCGCCGAACGTTACCCCAAGGTCGCCCGGCGCCTGGAACTGTCCCCTGGCGAATGCCCCGACCCCCACGTCGAGCGTCTTCTGGAGGGCTTCGCGCTGCTGGCCGCGCGTTTGCAACGCCGGCTCGATGACGACTACGCCGAGTTCAGCGATGCCCTGCTCGAACAACTTTACCCGTTGGCGATGCGCCCCCTGCCGTCCTGCGCCATCGTGCAATTCGAACCCGACCCGAGCAAAGGCAACCTGAACGAGGGCTATCCGCTGCCCCGGGATACGCCGCTGTTCGTCACCACGGACAAGGGCCAGAGCATTCATTTTCGCACCACCGCCGCCGTGCACCTGTGGCCGCTGGAAGTCAGCGAAGCGTTGCTGCTGGGCAGCGATGAGGCCCAGGCGCTGACCGGGGTGGTCCAGGCCCGCTCGGCCTTGCGCCTGAACCTGCGTTGCCTGGGGGAAAGCCAATGGGCGACCTTGGGGATCGATCAACTGCGGGTGCACCTGGCGGCGTCACCGATGATCAATGCCTGGCTCTACGACTTGCTCGGCGCCCATGCCGTCAAGGTTTTGGCCGGCCCGCCAGGCAGCGTGCCGGAGCCACTGGCAGGCTTGCCGCAGATCGTCGGTTTCGCCAGTGACCAAGTCTTGCTGCCGGATGAAGACGGCGTGCATCCCGGCATGCGCCTGCTGGCCGAGTACTTCGCCTTCCCTGACAAGTTCGGCTTTTTCGACCTGCCGTTGACCGGGGCCACCAGCGATAGCCCCTCCTTGTACCTGTACATCGTTTTCGACCGCGCCCCCGCCAGCCGCCTGCCACTCCAGGCCAGCGACATCGCCCTGGGCTGCGCGCCAGTGATCAACCTGTTCCCCAGGACTTCCGAGCCACTGCGCCCGGATGGCACCCGCAGCGAATACCGCCTGGTGGCCGACAGTCATCGGGAAAACAGCGTCGAGATCCACAGCATCCGCGGCATGCGTGCCACCTCCAGCCAGGGCGTGCGCAAGGTGCCGGCCTATTACGGCAGCCAGCACGGCAGCGACCAGACATGCTATTGGCATGCACGGCGGGTCAGCGGCATGAGCCCGAACCGGCTGGGCACCGATTTGATGGTCAGCCTGGTGGACACCCAGTTCGACCCGCTGGCCGATACCCGCGACTACAGCCTCACCGCCGAACTGCTGTGCACCAACCGGCACCTGGCCCAAAGCCTGCCGGCCGGTACGGCGCTGGGTTTCGAGCGCCCGGGGCCGGTGGCCTGGGCCCGACTGCGCAACCCGCCCAGCCCCCAGAGCCTGCCGCGCCTGGACGGTGAATCGCGCTGGCGATTGGTGTCGCAATTGACCCTCAACCATTTGTCCCTGGTGGAAGGCTCCCAGGCACTGGACGCGCTGCGCGAGATTCTTGAGTTGCACAACCTGCGGGACGAGGCCAGCGCCCGGCGCCAGATCGAAGGGGTGTTGGGGCTGGGCTGCGAGCGGGTCATCGCTCATGTCGGCGAGGACGCCTGGCGTGGCTGGCGCAACGGACTGGAGGTGCGCCTGCAACTGGATCCGCAACACTTCGTCGGCAGCAGCGCGGTGCTGTTCTCGGGGGTGCTGGCGCAGTTCTTTTCCCTGTACGCCACTGCCAATCGCTTCGTGCGCACCGTGCTGGTCCAGGCCGATAAGGAGGTGAAAACATGGCAACCCCAAGCCGGCAAACCCCTGACGCTCTGA
- the tssE gene encoding type VI secretion system baseplate subunit TssE has protein sequence MAGFGLRPPLFDRLANPADDVGRVFDRQALQDSVHAELQRLFNTRRGPQALTEPPSILDYGIADWTALQQQRSDDRRQLTREIRQAITHFEPRLRLGEVQVTPVPGHPQQLCIRLLGELRGDSHAWPVAFVIEHAGDGLEVRHERLD, from the coding sequence ATGGCTGGCTTCGGGCTTCGCCCACCGCTGTTCGATCGTCTGGCCAACCCGGCGGACGATGTTGGGCGGGTGTTCGATCGACAGGCGTTGCAGGACTCGGTCCACGCCGAACTGCAACGTCTGTTCAACACCCGACGCGGCCCGCAAGCACTGACCGAACCGCCGAGCATCCTGGACTACGGCATCGCTGACTGGACCGCCTTGCAACAGCAGCGCAGCGATGACCGTCGGCAACTGACCCGTGAAATCCGCCAGGCCATCACCCACTTTGAACCTCGCTTGCGACTGGGCGAGGTGCAGGTCACCCCGGTGCCGGGCCATCCGCAGCAACTGTGCATACGGCTGCTGGGCGAGCTACGCGGCGACTCGCACGCATGGCCGGTGGCATTTGTCATCGAGCATGCCGGCGACGGCCTTGAGGTACGCCATGAGCGACTCGATTGA
- a CDS encoding Hcp family type VI secretion system effector, producing MDAIILDLGGDIKGDSLLEGFTDKIEVMSYSHNVAMQVTNDVSNSERTSGRPHIGEFTLTKFIDSSTPSLNEYCCAGKPIPQAVITIGRNAAEGSGKLMPFIIYTLTNVVLSNVSVSGGTGGKPVETLSLNFTKIKWELTAQKDDGTKEGTAGTTWDLAANKMTK from the coding sequence ATGGATGCAATCATTCTCGACCTCGGCGGCGACATCAAGGGCGACAGCCTGCTCGAGGGTTTCACGGACAAAATCGAGGTCATGTCCTACAGCCACAACGTGGCGATGCAGGTCACCAACGACGTGAGCAACTCGGAACGCACCTCCGGCCGGCCCCACATCGGTGAATTCACCCTGACCAAATTCATCGACAGCTCCACCCCCTCCCTCAACGAGTATTGCTGCGCCGGCAAACCGATCCCGCAAGCGGTCATCACCATCGGCCGCAACGCCGCCGAAGGCAGCGGCAAGCTCATGCCGTTCATCATCTACACCCTCACCAACGTGGTGCTGTCCAACGTCAGCGTCAGCGGCGGTACCGGCGGCAAACCGGTGGAAACCCTGTCGCTGAACTTCACCAAGATCAAATGGGAACTCACCGCCCAGAAAGACGACGGCACCAAGGAAGGCACGGCGGGCACGACCTGGGACCTGGCGGCCAACAAAATGACCAAGTGA
- the tssC gene encoding type VI secretion system contractile sheath large subunit: MPASSSAQTSESTTQTLSLLDKIIAEGRMAHDDSQQDYARDMLAEFATQVLDEGMAIDKDTVAMINDRISQIDQLISAQLNEVLHHPDLQKLEASWRGLHLLVQNTETSTRLKLRLLNVTQKELQNDLEKAVEFDQSALFKKIYEEEYGTFGGHPFSLLVGDYTFGRHPQDIGLLEKLSNVAAAAHAPFIAAASPRLFDMTSFTELAVPRDLSKIFESQELIKWRSFRESEDSRYVSLVLPHFLLRLPYGPDTLPVEGINYVEDVNGTDHSKYLWGNAAWALSQRITEAFAKYGWCAAIRGAEGGGAVEGLPAHTFRTSSGDLSLKCPTEVAITDRREKELNDLGFIALCHKKNSDVAVFFGGQTTNKAKLYNTNEANANARISAMLPYVLAASRFAHYLKVIMRDKVGSFMTRDNVQTYLNNWIADYVLINDNAPQEIKAQYPLREARVDVTEVAGKPGAYKATVFLRPHFQLEELTASIRLVATLPPPVAA, translated from the coding sequence ATGCCTGCTTCATCCAGCGCTCAAACCAGCGAGAGCACGACCCAGACCCTGTCCCTGCTGGACAAGATCATCGCCGAAGGCCGCATGGCCCACGACGACAGCCAGCAGGACTACGCCCGCGACATGCTTGCCGAATTTGCCACCCAGGTCCTCGACGAAGGCATGGCCATCGACAAGGACACCGTGGCGATGATCAATGACCGCATCAGCCAGATCGACCAGTTGATCAGCGCCCAGCTCAACGAAGTGCTGCACCACCCCGACCTGCAGAAACTCGAAGCCTCCTGGCGCGGCCTGCACCTGCTGGTGCAGAACACCGAGACCAGCACCCGGCTCAAATTGCGCCTGCTTAACGTGACCCAGAAAGAACTGCAGAACGATCTGGAAAAAGCCGTCGAATTCGACCAGAGCGCACTCTTCAAGAAAATCTACGAAGAAGAATACGGCACCTTCGGCGGGCACCCGTTCAGCCTGCTGGTGGGTGACTACACCTTCGGCCGGCATCCGCAAGACATCGGTCTGCTGGAAAAACTCTCGAACGTCGCCGCCGCCGCGCACGCGCCGTTCATTGCCGCCGCCAGCCCACGGTTGTTCGACATGACCAGCTTCACTGAACTGGCGGTGCCGAGGGACCTGTCGAAAATTTTCGAAAGCCAGGAACTGATCAAGTGGCGCTCGTTCCGTGAAAGCGAAGACTCGCGCTACGTGTCCCTGGTGCTGCCGCACTTCCTGCTGCGCCTGCCTTACGGCCCGGACACCCTGCCGGTGGAAGGCATCAATTACGTCGAAGACGTCAACGGCACCGACCACAGCAAATACCTGTGGGGCAACGCCGCCTGGGCGCTGTCGCAACGTATCACCGAAGCCTTCGCCAAATATGGCTGGTGCGCCGCGATTCGCGGTGCCGAAGGTGGTGGCGCGGTGGAAGGCCTGCCGGCCCATACCTTCCGTACCAGCTCCGGGGACCTGTCGCTCAAATGCCCGACCGAAGTGGCGATCACCGACCGTCGCGAGAAAGAACTCAACGACCTGGGATTCATTGCCCTGTGCCACAAGAAAAACAGCGACGTGGCGGTGTTCTTCGGCGGCCAGACCACCAACAAGGCCAAGCTCTACAACACCAACGAGGCCAACGCCAACGCGCGGATCTCGGCGATGTTGCCGTACGTGCTCGCGGCCTCGCGTTTCGCCCATTACCTGAAGGTGATCATGCGCGACAAGGTCGGCAGTTTCATGACCCGCGACAACGTGCAGACCTACCTCAACAACTGGATCGCCGACTACGTGCTGATCAACGACAACGCGCCGCAAGAGATCAAGGCGCAATACCCGTTGCGCGAAGCACGGGTGGACGTGACGGAGGTGGCCGGCAAGCCGGGGGCCTACAAGGCCACGGTGTTCCTGCGGCCGCACTTCCAGCTCGAGGAGCTGACCGCCTCGATCCGCCTGGTGGCGACCCTGCCGCCACCGGTAGCTGCCTGA
- the tssB gene encoding type VI secretion system contractile sheath small subunit produces the protein MAESTQHKLDRVRPPRVQITYDVEIGNAIEKKELPLVVGILADLSGKPLDPLPKLNERRFTEIDRDNFNEVLASISPRATLQVNNTLSGDDSKLNIELNFRHIDDFDPVKVVEQVTPLRRLFEARQRLRDLLTKLDGNDDLDKLLRDVIANTEGLQEIKSARPQDATTELPTVAANDDPAPTEPQA, from the coding sequence ATGGCAGAAAGTACCCAGCACAAGCTCGACAGAGTCCGTCCTCCCCGCGTCCAGATCACCTATGACGTGGAAATCGGCAACGCCATCGAGAAAAAGGAATTGCCACTGGTGGTCGGCATTCTGGCCGACCTTTCGGGCAAGCCACTGGACCCGCTGCCCAAGCTCAATGAGCGGCGCTTCACGGAAATCGATCGGGATAATTTCAACGAGGTGCTCGCCTCCATCTCCCCCCGCGCCACGCTCCAGGTGAACAACACCCTCAGCGGCGACGACAGCAAGCTCAACATCGAACTCAACTTCCGGCACATCGACGACTTCGATCCGGTCAAGGTCGTTGAGCAGGTCACGCCGCTGCGGCGCCTGTTCGAAGCGCGCCAGCGCCTGCGGGACCTGTTGACCAAGCTCGATGGCAACGACGACCTGGACAAGCTGCTGCGCGACGTGATCGCCAACACCGAAGGCCTGCAAGAGATCAAGTCGGCCCGCCCTCAGGACGCAACGACCGAGCTGCCCACCGTGGCCGCCAACGATGACCCGGCCCCGACCGAACCACAGGCCTGA
- a CDS encoding type VI secretion protein yields MRVFFCGSFLSLVLTGCSLFAPSVDLDSLTLDVAPRANDDTPIAVDFIAVNDPDLLKQLSGITASQWFSEREQFQRDYRQLMSVWGLELVPGQFIDRQPFPLEGRRAAGLLVFASYNTPGAHRLRLDDQREAWLKFDSREMTLVSDGQLNDRQP; encoded by the coding sequence TTGCGTGTCTTTTTTTGCGGATCTTTTTTGAGCCTGGTACTTACCGGTTGCTCGCTTTTTGCACCCAGTGTCGACCTGGACAGCCTGACCCTGGACGTCGCACCGCGGGCCAATGACGACACGCCGATCGCGGTGGATTTCATCGCCGTGAACGACCCGGACCTGCTCAAGCAGCTGTCGGGTATCACCGCCAGCCAGTGGTTTTCCGAGCGCGAACAGTTCCAGCGCGACTATCGTCAACTCATGTCGGTGTGGGGGCTGGAGCTGGTTCCAGGGCAATTCATCGACCGCCAACCCTTCCCACTGGAGGGCCGGCGCGCCGCTGGACTTTTGGTCTTCGCCAGCTATAACACTCCCGGAGCCCACCGGCTTCGGCTGGACGATCAGCGCGAGGCCTGGCTCAAGTTCGACAGTCGTGAGATGACCCTCGTCAGCGATGGTCAGCTCAATGACCGTCAGCCATGA
- the tssK gene encoding type VI secretion system baseplate subunit TssK, protein MSLLPDAVCWHEGMQLLPQHFQLQGLRAEALAAHFAGACNPWFWGVSQLEVDPSALSAGQVRLLQLQGTLPDGLPVNLQAGVGPTLELDISEAVNKTDDATVTVYLAISPLWRAGQLLPLKGRLQSVVGEALPDLTSGEFPESITVWRPNPRLCTQLSKADSICLPLLRIRKEGGGFLRVPYTPPTPVLLPESPLGRRVAGLCARAREKCLFLAGRLRQAQAAGNQDDAMEIRRQLTALWSRLPEVEGALNTRVATPQALYGLLLGLAGTWSALDSLAGVPAFAPLDFLELQRGYEPLLDWLEDTLELVRAGYRSLAFERNDQVFSIQLPDDQPNQRLVIGLRMPNGASEQAAAEWLRGAIIASAPHVVLLSRQRMSGLPHQAMSRNEQVAYSVGDDTRLFVVSASGQWFDGQLPLHIVAPASTQASSPWQVVLFVAQAGESA, encoded by the coding sequence ATGAGTCTGTTACCTGACGCGGTGTGCTGGCATGAGGGCATGCAGTTGCTGCCCCAACATTTCCAATTGCAAGGGTTGCGCGCCGAGGCCCTGGCCGCGCATTTTGCCGGGGCCTGCAATCCCTGGTTCTGGGGCGTCAGCCAGTTGGAAGTCGACCCTTCGGCCCTGAGCGCCGGCCAGGTGCGGCTGTTGCAGCTGCAAGGCACCTTGCCCGATGGCTTGCCGGTCAACCTGCAGGCCGGTGTCGGGCCGACCCTGGAGCTGGACATCAGCGAGGCGGTCAACAAGACCGACGATGCCACCGTGACCGTGTACCTGGCCATCAGCCCGCTCTGGCGCGCCGGGCAATTGCTGCCACTCAAGGGGCGCTTGCAATCGGTGGTCGGCGAGGCGTTGCCGGACCTCACCAGTGGCGAATTTCCCGAGTCGATCACCGTCTGGCGACCGAACCCGAGGCTTTGCACGCAGTTGAGCAAGGCCGATTCGATCTGCCTGCCGCTGTTGCGCATTCGCAAGGAGGGCGGTGGCTTTTTGCGGGTACCCTACACGCCGCCCACGCCCGTCCTGCTGCCGGAGTCGCCGCTCGGTCGGCGCGTCGCCGGGCTGTGTGCCCGGGCCCGGGAAAAATGCCTGTTCCTCGCCGGTCGGTTGCGCCAGGCCCAGGCGGCGGGCAACCAGGACGATGCCATGGAGATCCGCCGGCAACTGACCGCATTGTGGTCACGCTTGCCGGAGGTCGAAGGCGCGCTGAACACCCGGGTCGCGACACCCCAGGCGCTCTACGGTTTGCTGCTGGGGCTGGCCGGTACCTGGTCGGCCCTCGACTCACTGGCCGGCGTGCCGGCCTTCGCGCCCCTGGACTTTCTGGAGTTGCAGCGCGGCTACGAGCCGCTGCTCGACTGGCTGGAAGACACCCTGGAACTGGTTCGTGCCGGCTATCGCAGCCTGGCCTTCGAGCGCAATGATCAGGTCTTCTCGATCCAGTTGCCCGACGATCAGCCGAACCAACGCCTGGTGATTGGCCTGCGCATGCCCAACGGCGCCAGCGAGCAGGCCGCAGCCGAGTGGTTGCGTGGGGCAATCATTGCGTCTGCGCCGCATGTCGTGCTCTTGAGTCGGCAACGCATGAGCGGTTTGCCCCATCAGGCCATGAGCCGCAACGAACAGGTGGCCTACAGCGTGGGCGACGACACTCGATTGTTTGTGGTGAGCGCCAGCGGGCAGTGGTTCGACGGGCAGTTGCCACTGCACATCGTGGCGCCGGCGTCGACCCAGGCCAGTAGCCCGTGGCAAGTGGTGTTGTTTGTGGCGCAAGCCGGTGAAAGTGCCTGA
- a CDS encoding DotU family type IV/VI secretion system protein, with amino-acid sequence MPDGSGGAVRGLHEAPLSSAFRQAWLKWSQEWQDLPKDSDPAVLASRVVEFSGRSAQRLWRVAFATVGDAATEQVKALVYAFVALVDETLLFTPWPGQLAWQQHPLESRMYSSRQAGERLPAAIKKLLDEQMPGTRDLANVYLQCLILGFQGRLRGEPGQVQHEKWRLALFTFAWQHDPDYVDVSQRLAMSSAAAPVRMPGQQSLPDGVRLGLAILAMVVLLTGLGQVFWRDISTELEPVLQLNESAVQEQDS; translated from the coding sequence ATGCCTGACGGAAGTGGCGGGGCGGTTCGGGGTCTGCATGAGGCGCCGCTGAGCAGCGCTTTTCGTCAGGCTTGGCTGAAGTGGTCCCAGGAATGGCAGGACTTGCCCAAGGACAGCGACCCTGCGGTATTGGCCAGCCGGGTGGTGGAGTTTTCCGGTCGCAGCGCCCAACGCTTGTGGCGCGTGGCCTTCGCCACCGTCGGCGATGCCGCCACCGAGCAGGTCAAGGCGCTGGTCTATGCGTTTGTGGCGCTGGTGGACGAAACCTTGCTATTCACCCCCTGGCCCGGGCAGCTCGCCTGGCAGCAGCATCCCCTCGAGTCACGCATGTATTCCAGCCGCCAGGCCGGCGAGCGGCTGCCCGCGGCCATCAAGAAACTGCTGGATGAGCAGATGCCCGGCACCCGGGACCTGGCGAATGTCTACCTGCAATGCCTGATCCTCGGGTTCCAGGGCCGGCTGCGCGGCGAGCCCGGTCAGGTCCAGCATGAAAAATGGCGCCTGGCGTTGTTCACATTTGCCTGGCAGCACGATCCCGATTATGTCGATGTCAGTCAGCGCCTGGCGATGTCTTCGGCCGCGGCGCCGGTCCGTATGCCGGGGCAGCAGTCACTGCCGGACGGGGTCCGCCTGGGGCTGGCGATCCTGGCGATGGTGGTGTTGCTGACCGGGCTGGGGCAGGTGTTCTGGCGTGACATTAGTACCGAGCTCGAACCAGTGCTGCAACTGAACGAGTCGGCGGTCCAGGAGCAGGACTCATGA